Proteins co-encoded in one Nicotiana sylvestris chromosome 7, ASM39365v2, whole genome shotgun sequence genomic window:
- the LOC104239617 gene encoding auxin-responsive protein SAUR32, which translates to MTGEEITKWRVILKHFIRKLKAQYLQLIIPNSKRHIAIANAVVSNDVKEGQFAVCSVNTKEEPQRFVVELHWLTNPSFLKLLKQAEDEYGFIQKGAIEVPCLAEELQNVLQFKTETSVIAFAV; encoded by the coding sequence ATGACAGGAGAAGAAATAACCAAATGGAGGGTGATCCTCAAACATTTCATTAGAAAGCTCAAGGCTCAATATCTTCAACTGATCATTCCCAATTCCAAAAGACATATTGCTATTGCAAATGCAGTGGTGTCAAATGATGTTAAAGAAGGACAGTTTGCTGTTTGTTCAGTAAATACTAAAGAGGAACCACAGAGGTTTGTAGTAGAGTTGCATTGGCTTACAAATCCATCATTCTTGAAATTACTAAAACAAGCTGAAGATGAATATGGATTTATACAAAAGGGTGCTATTGAAGTTCCTTGTCTTGCTGAGGAATTACAGAATGTTCTTCAGTTCAAGACTGAAACAAGTGTTATTGCTTTTGCAGTTTAA